In Salinirussus salinus, the following proteins share a genomic window:
- a CDS encoding outer membrane protein assembly factor BamB family protein gives MVPSTRRTALRVLGAAGAASVAGCSALDLSGGPNERVPESVGTAWTPRADAWQFPRSDLRNRAQFQTPFRTAPSAAWEHSTEVTGEVSVPVATPDVVVSAESRDGVTRLRGHEPTDGTVRWRRDVEGPVSSVGGLADGSLVFGASGTDVGALDVADGSVLWQRSLYEEVSSDVSAESLGAASSTPAEFGATPWMTPEEVYVQSSYGLHGLDSTDGSEQWRVSLSPDSEDEDAGPLGLAGGLAVASERVWASYGEPEPALFEVFVDDGEAFVDTVETPESHVRRPVVTGDGPVYSVALSVGWDGSTGYGGPLVSVSGNGRFPDWASAGFATRGRATRAGPVATDGRRYVLPQLFRTGDGLEFGLIALHTTTGAVEWTAREPVEAPFADFEFFEHTALCDPIVAGDTVLVGYGVSPGYDEPRTDGVLAGYDVTSGERRWRRSTDLVPQHLAAAGNRLYVAGRGGVGGFARPHV, from the coding sequence ATGGTCCCCTCTACACGCCGCACAGCCCTCCGCGTTCTCGGGGCTGCCGGAGCAGCGAGCGTCGCAGGTTGCAGCGCGCTCGACCTCTCCGGTGGTCCGAACGAACGGGTCCCCGAGTCGGTCGGGACGGCGTGGACGCCGCGGGCGGACGCGTGGCAGTTCCCGCGCTCCGACCTCCGAAACAGGGCACAGTTCCAGACACCGTTCCGGACAGCACCGTCAGCCGCGTGGGAGCACTCGACTGAGGTTACCGGGGAGGTGTCCGTCCCGGTCGCGACGCCGGACGTCGTGGTGTCGGCGGAGAGTCGCGACGGAGTGACCCGCCTCCGCGGACACGAGCCGACCGACGGGACCGTTCGGTGGCGCCGGGACGTCGAGGGTCCGGTTTCGTCGGTCGGCGGGCTCGCCGACGGGAGCCTCGTCTTCGGCGCCTCCGGAACCGACGTCGGGGCGCTCGACGTCGCGGACGGGTCTGTCCTGTGGCAACGGTCGCTGTACGAGGAGGTCAGTTCGGACGTCTCTGCGGAGTCGCTCGGGGCCGCGTCGTCGACTCCGGCCGAGTTCGGCGCGACGCCCTGGATGACCCCGGAGGAGGTCTACGTCCAGAGCAGCTACGGGCTCCACGGTCTCGACTCCACCGACGGGAGCGAACAGTGGCGGGTCTCGCTGAGCCCCGATTCCGAGGACGAGGACGCCGGCCCGCTCGGGCTGGCCGGCGGGCTCGCCGTCGCGTCCGAGCGCGTGTGGGCCAGCTACGGCGAGCCCGAACCGGCGCTGTTCGAGGTGTTCGTCGACGACGGTGAGGCGTTCGTCGATACCGTAGAGACGCCAGAGAGCCACGTCCGGCGGCCGGTCGTCACCGGGGACGGGCCGGTCTACTCGGTCGCGCTGTCGGTCGGGTGGGACGGCTCGACCGGCTACGGCGGCCCGCTGGTGTCGGTCTCGGGCAACGGGCGGTTCCCGGACTGGGCGTCGGCGGGCTTTGCGACCCGCGGGCGGGCGACCCGCGCCGGCCCGGTCGCGACCGACGGGAGGCGGTACGTCCTCCCGCAGCTGTTCCGGACCGGCGACGGCCTCGAGTTCGGCCTGATCGCACTGCACACCACGACCGGCGCCGTCGAGTGGACGGCCCGTGAGCCGGTCGAGGCCCCCTTCGCCGACTTCGAGTTCTTCGAGCACACGGCGCTGTGTGACCCCATCGTGGCCGGCGACACGGTCCTGGTCGGGTACGGGGTCAGCCCCGGGTACGACGAGCCCCGGACCGACGGAGTCCTGGCCGGGTACGACGTGACGAGCGGCGAGCGACGGTGGCGGAGGAGTACCGACCTCGTCCCCCAGCACCTCGCCGCAGCGGGAAATCGGCTGTACGTCGCCGGGCGCGGTGGCGTCGGCGGGTTCGCGCGCCCGCACGTCTGA
- a CDS encoding DUF7260 family protein, with amino-acid sequence MPVETHVARARSRADAEREAVDAKHSALGAFVDRVEALSPEPTSPAPEVTATAGVRPASGSPPDDRCRSVREAFAGTVRPHSVDDADDAEPLLETIGSELSDSIAVALAPTTDASFSPELKRMVVSAAVSRRAETAVMRRALTREMEVLEAAEETVDTVTAWVADRDETPLTELGFEALRRRHEDLAEHRERCDALARDRQSFLQGTTSQSAEVGIDHRSLVTYLYADFPVDHPVLATAARLGEVCADCQRAVRDHLVRRV; translated from the coding sequence GTGCCGGTCGAGACACACGTCGCCCGGGCACGCTCGCGCGCCGACGCGGAGCGGGAGGCGGTCGACGCGAAACACAGTGCACTCGGTGCGTTCGTCGACCGGGTGGAGGCGCTCTCGCCGGAGCCGACCTCCCCGGCCCCGGAGGTCACGGCGACCGCGGGCGTCCGTCCCGCGAGCGGGTCGCCGCCGGACGACCGCTGCCGGAGCGTCCGGGAGGCCTTTGCCGGGACCGTACGGCCCCACAGCGTCGACGACGCCGACGACGCCGAGCCCCTGCTCGAGACCATCGGGAGCGAACTCTCGGACTCCATCGCCGTCGCGCTCGCACCGACGACCGACGCCTCCTTCTCGCCGGAACTCAAGCGGATGGTCGTCTCCGCCGCCGTCTCCCGGCGGGCCGAGACGGCGGTCATGCGGCGGGCGCTGACGCGGGAGATGGAGGTGCTCGAGGCCGCCGAGGAAACCGTCGACACTGTCACAGCCTGGGTCGCTGACAGGGACGAGACCCCGCTGACGGAACTCGGATTCGAGGCGCTCCGGCGCCGCCACGAGGACCTGGCCGAGCACCGGGAGCGGTGCGACGCCCTCGCACGGGACCGGCAGTCGTTCCTCCAGGGGACCACCAGCCAGAGCGCGGAGGTCGGGATCGACCACCGGAGCCTGGTCACGTATCTCTACGCCGACTTCCCGGTCGACCACCCCGTGCTGGCGACGGCCGCCCGCCTCGGCGAGGTCTGTGCGGACTGTCAGCGGGCCGTGCGCGACCACCTGGTCAGGCGGGTCTGA
- the hisC gene encoding histidinol-phosphate transaminase, translating to MEPRDLSAHVAYSAGRGIEEVARDLGMEPEDLVKLSSNENPFGPSPAAVEAVREAAPDLHVYPKAVHTDLTDALAEEFDLGPAQVWLSPGADGALDLLARAFIDPGDRVLVPEPGFAYYPMSARYTHAEVDSYELSKADDFAQSPDSILEAYDGHRVVYLTTPHNPTGSEVSLPDVEAVADRTDEETLVVVDEAYGEFSEAPSARRLLEDREDVAVLRTFSKAYGLAGLRVGYALVPEEWADAYELVNTPFAVNSVACRAGLAALEDDDHVERTVETTRWAREYMHEHLDAHTWESGGNFVLVEVGDAAAVAEASQRQGVIIRDCTSFGLPDCVRVSCGTREETREAVAVLNDVLAEVLAG from the coding sequence ATGGAACCGCGGGACCTCTCCGCTCACGTCGCCTACAGCGCCGGCAGGGGGATCGAGGAGGTGGCCAGGGACCTGGGCATGGAGCCCGAAGATCTGGTCAAACTCTCCTCCAACGAGAACCCCTTCGGCCCCAGCCCCGCCGCCGTCGAGGCCGTCCGCGAGGCCGCCCCCGACCTCCACGTCTACCCCAAGGCCGTCCACACCGACCTGACCGACGCGCTGGCCGAAGAGTTCGACCTCGGCCCGGCGCAGGTCTGGCTCTCCCCCGGCGCCGACGGCGCGCTCGACCTGCTTGCCCGCGCGTTCATCGACCCCGGCGACCGCGTGCTCGTCCCCGAGCCCGGCTTCGCATACTACCCGATGAGCGCCCGCTACACCCACGCCGAGGTCGACAGCTACGAGCTCTCGAAGGCCGACGACTTCGCCCAGTCACCCGACTCCATCCTGGAGGCCTACGACGGCCACCGCGTGGTCTACCTCACGACCCCGCACAACCCCACCGGCAGCGAGGTCTCCCTGCCGGACGTCGAGGCGGTCGCCGACCGGACCGACGAGGAGACGCTCGTCGTCGTCGACGAGGCCTACGGGGAGTTCAGCGAGGCACCCAGCGCCCGCCGGCTGCTCGAGGACCGCGAGGACGTCGCCGTCCTGCGGACCTTCTCGAAGGCCTACGGCCTGGCGGGGCTGCGGGTGGGCTACGCGCTCGTCCCCGAGGAGTGGGCCGACGCCTACGAACTCGTCAACACCCCCTTCGCGGTCAACTCGGTGGCCTGCCGGGCCGGGCTGGCCGCGCTGGAGGACGACGACCACGTCGAGCGGACCGTCGAGACCACGCGGTGGGCCCGCGAGTACATGCACGAACACCTCGACGCCCACACCTGGGAGAGCGGGGGCAACTTCGTGCTCGTGGAGGTCGGCGACGCGGCCGCCGTCGCCGAGGCCAGCCAGCGCCAGGGGGTCATCATCCGGGACTGCACCAGCTTCGGCCTGCCGGACTGCGTCCGGGTTTCCTGTGGCACCCGCGAGGAAACCCGCGAGGCCGTCGCCGTGCTGAACGACGTGCTCGCGGAGGTGCTTGCCGGGTGA
- a CDS encoding adenylate kinase family protein: protein MRVAVTGTPGTGKTTATERLAADGDVDLEVIHLNDVIREEGFTTGRDDQRDTLVTNIDAVADWLADREEVLFESHLAHHFAADRVVVLRCHPGEIEARLRERGEPDSTVAENAESEALDVVLAEAVERHGEDRVYEVDTTDLSPADVAAAIGSVVAGEREPSAGTVSFVDYL from the coding sequence GTGAGAGTCGCCGTCACCGGTACGCCGGGTACGGGCAAGACCACAGCAACCGAGCGTCTCGCGGCGGACGGCGACGTCGACCTCGAGGTGATCCACCTCAACGACGTCATCCGGGAGGAGGGGTTCACCACCGGGCGCGACGACCAGCGGGACACGCTCGTGACGAATATCGACGCGGTCGCCGACTGGCTCGCGGACCGCGAGGAGGTGCTCTTCGAGTCCCACCTCGCCCACCACTTCGCGGCCGACCGCGTGGTCGTCCTGCGGTGCCACCCAGGGGAGATCGAGGCCCGGCTCCGCGAGCGGGGCGAGCCTGACTCGACCGTCGCGGAGAACGCCGAGAGCGAGGCGCTGGACGTCGTGCTCGCGGAGGCAGTCGAGCGCCACGGCGAGGACCGGGTCTACGAGGTCGACACCACCGACCTGTCGCCCGCGGACGTGGCGGCCGCCATCGGCTCGGTGGTCGCGGGCGAGCGCGAGCCGAGTGCGGGCACGGTCTCCTTCGTCGACTACCTATGA
- a CDS encoding CDP-alcohol phosphatidyltransferase family protein, which yields MTLDRFRSVADRVVAPFVAAAERVGLTPDGVSVVAFAAAAAAGVCFGLAGGNATLYPVGALLVMINGWLDVLDGALARELGTDSRAGDLLDHVLDRYADIVVIAGLAAGIDRYGVGVAAVTGVLMTSYLGTQAQAVDLDRVYGGLLGRADRLVLVTVVTAVTPFVDLTAAGLGPVGWLLVLFAVVGHLTALQRFYLSMRALR from the coding sequence ATGACGCTGGACCGCTTTCGCTCCGTCGCCGACCGGGTGGTCGCCCCCTTCGTGGCCGCCGCCGAGCGGGTCGGTCTCACCCCAGACGGCGTCAGCGTCGTCGCGTTCGCGGCCGCCGCGGCCGCCGGGGTCTGCTTCGGGCTCGCTGGCGGGAACGCCACCCTCTATCCGGTGGGCGCGCTGCTGGTGATGATAAACGGGTGGCTGGACGTGCTCGACGGGGCGCTGGCCCGCGAGCTCGGGACGGACTCGCGGGCGGGTGACCTGCTCGACCACGTGCTGGACCGCTACGCCGACATCGTCGTCATCGCCGGGCTCGCCGCGGGCATCGACCGCTACGGGGTCGGCGTCGCGGCTGTGACGGGCGTGCTGATGACCTCCTACCTCGGGACGCAGGCGCAGGCGGTCGACCTCGACCGCGTCTACGGCGGGCTCCTGGGGCGGGCTGACCGGCTCGTGCTCGTCACCGTCGTCACGGCGGTGACGCCGTTCGTGGACCTGACGGCCGCCGGGCTGGGGCCGGTCGGCTGGCTACTCGTCCTCTTTGCCGTCGTCGGTCACCTCACCGCACTCCAGCGCTTCTATCTCTCGATGCGGGCGCTGCGGTAG
- a CDS encoding multiprotein bridging factor aMBF1: MVQCEMCGAETSDPNRVKIEGAELDVCDNCTEFGTEVRTEEPSSTSTKYSTSSSGSSSSSGSSGGSTGSSSGGGRRDDVYDDLEELAPDYGDRIREAREGAGMSQEDLAKQLNEKASLIRKLEHGDTLPSDDVQGKIERALEVDLTVSGGDEDAEWSGGSSTGEYTLGDVVERKD; encoded by the coding sequence ATGGTCCAGTGTGAGATGTGCGGGGCCGAGACGTCCGACCCGAACCGCGTCAAGATCGAGGGAGCGGAGCTTGACGTGTGTGACAACTGCACGGAGTTCGGGACGGAGGTCCGCACCGAGGAGCCCTCCTCGACGTCGACGAAGTATTCGACGTCCAGTTCCGGCTCCAGTTCGTCGAGTGGGTCCTCCGGGGGCTCGACGGGCTCCTCGTCGGGCGGGGGCCGCCGGGACGACGTCTACGACGACCTCGAGGAACTCGCGCCGGACTACGGCGACCGGATCCGCGAGGCCCGCGAGGGGGCCGGGATGAGCCAGGAGGACCTCGCGAAACAGCTCAACGAGAAGGCCAGCCTGATCCGCAAGCTCGAACACGGCGACACCCTCCCCAGCGACGACGTCCAGGGGAAGATCGAGCGGGCCCTGGAGGTCGACCTGACGGTCAGCGGCGGCGACGAGGACGCCGAGTGGAGCGGCGGCTCCTCGACGGGCGAGTACACGCTCGGTGACGTGGTCGAACGCAAGGACTAG
- the tpiA gene encoding triose-phosphate isomerase codes for MFVLVNLKAYPCDPVAVAEAAAAVDAGADATVAVAPQAAHLERVAATGADAWAQHVSPVAGGSHTGSTLAEAAADAGATGTLLNHSERRLTLADIDAALDAAGRAGLGTVVCANNPDQVAAAAALGPDAVAVEPPELIGTGTPVSGADPDIVEDAVAAAERVDPDVDVYCGAGISTGEDVVAARELGADGVLLASGVAKAEDPRAALEALVDPL; via the coding sequence ATGTTCGTTCTCGTCAACCTGAAGGCCTATCCGTGTGACCCGGTCGCAGTCGCCGAGGCGGCGGCCGCGGTCGACGCCGGGGCCGACGCGACTGTTGCGGTCGCCCCGCAGGCCGCTCACCTCGAGCGCGTCGCCGCGACGGGCGCCGACGCCTGGGCCCAGCACGTCAGTCCCGTCGCCGGCGGCAGCCACACCGGCAGCACGCTCGCGGAGGCGGCCGCCGACGCCGGCGCCACTGGGACACTACTCAATCACTCCGAGCGCCGCCTGACACTCGCCGACATCGACGCTGCCCTCGACGCAGCGGGTCGTGCCGGTCTCGGGACCGTGGTCTGTGCGAACAATCCCGACCAGGTCGCGGCCGCCGCGGCACTCGGCCCCGACGCGGTCGCCGTCGAGCCGCCGGAGCTCATCGGTACGGGCACGCCGGTCAGCGGCGCGGACCCCGACATCGTCGAGGACGCGGTCGCCGCCGCGGAGCGCGTCGACCCCGACGTCGACGTCTACTGCGGCGCCGGGATCTCGACCGGCGAGGACGTGGTTGCGGCCCGCGAGCTGGGGGCCGACGGCGTGCTCCTCGCGAGCGGCGTCGCGAAGGCCGAGGACCCACGGGCGGCGCTCGAGGCCCTGGTCGACCCGCTGTAA
- a CDS encoding helicase HerA domain-containing protein yields MAETEEITVADVSDGPGNDGTPGAPVSLPVVELLTGRGFITGKSGSGKSNSASVVAEKLLDNGFGLFIVDIDGEYYGLKEEYEILHVGADEECDIQVGEDHAEKLASLALEQNVPIILDVSSFLDESEAEAVLTSVARHLFAKAKKQKQPFLLLVEEVHEYIPEGGSVGECGKMLIKIGKRGRKHGLGVVGISQRPADVKKDFITQCDWLLWHRLTWDNDTSVVRRVLDGEYATAVENLDDGEGFLMTDWSESVRRVQFYRKQTFDAGATPGLEDVERPDLKSVSGDLVAELEQISEEEQARETRIEELREELDRKNSRIAELEAELQDARDLSRMADQFVDALLDQADGAAPGRTEQERMRERRARRGEVAEPADTSGTESDTAAGEADDTPLATAGENGEDPFGDDETGDAFAAAMETVTESADPGAANGDASVEGPAANGANGAAGPSTNGAVNEGAVADAVGGDAAGTFSAEATLGALSDPVGEMASGGGSDNWSVTAGEESPGESDGRAGGIGDGEEPLLVRELKAEIGGLDTRSREMLAHYAESGPGTPLDAHLAAGGDGDRTHAYAHNRRLRTRGLVEHVGRSYYDYRLRDLLREELDGATGDELDAYVEAIEETVLD; encoded by the coding sequence ATGGCAGAGACCGAAGAGATCACCGTCGCCGATGTCAGTGACGGGCCTGGCAACGACGGGACGCCGGGGGCGCCAGTGTCCCTGCCGGTCGTGGAGCTGCTGACCGGTCGGGGCTTCATCACCGGCAAGAGCGGCAGCGGGAAGTCGAACTCCGCGAGCGTCGTCGCCGAGAAGCTGCTCGACAACGGCTTCGGGCTGTTCATCGTCGACATCGACGGCGAGTACTACGGGCTGAAAGAGGAGTACGAGATCCTCCACGTCGGGGCCGACGAGGAGTGTGACATCCAGGTCGGCGAGGACCACGCCGAGAAACTCGCCTCGCTGGCGCTGGAGCAGAACGTCCCCATCATCCTGGACGTCTCCTCGTTTCTCGACGAGAGCGAGGCCGAGGCGGTCCTGACGTCGGTCGCACGCCACCTCTTCGCGAAAGCCAAAAAACAGAAACAGCCCTTCCTGCTTCTGGTCGAGGAGGTCCACGAGTACATCCCCGAGGGCGGGTCGGTCGGGGAGTGCGGGAAGATGCTGATCAAGATCGGCAAGCGCGGCCGGAAACACGGGCTCGGAGTCGTGGGCATCAGCCAGCGGCCGGCAGACGTCAAGAAGGACTTCATCACCCAGTGTGACTGGCTGCTCTGGCACCGGCTCACCTGGGACAACGACACCAGCGTCGTCCGCCGCGTGCTGGACGGGGAGTACGCCACCGCCGTCGAGAACCTCGACGACGGCGAGGGCTTTCTGATGACGGACTGGTCCGAGTCGGTCCGCCGGGTCCAGTTCTACCGCAAACAGACCTTCGACGCCGGCGCGACGCCCGGCCTGGAGGACGTCGAGCGCCCCGACCTGAAGTCCGTGAGCGGGGACCTCGTGGCCGAGCTCGAACAGATAAGCGAGGAGGAGCAGGCCCGCGAGACACGGATCGAGGAGCTCCGCGAGGAACTGGACCGGAAGAACTCCCGGATCGCCGAACTGGAGGCCGAACTCCAGGACGCCCGCGACCTGAGCCGGATGGCCGACCAGTTCGTCGACGCCCTGCTCGACCAGGCCGACGGGGCCGCGCCCGGCCGCACCGAGCAGGAGCGCATGCGCGAGCGCCGGGCGCGCCGCGGCGAGGTCGCCGAACCCGCCGACACGTCGGGAACCGAGAGCGACACGGCGGCCGGAGAAGCCGACGATACGCCGCTGGCCACTGCAGGGGAGAACGGCGAGGACCCGTTCGGAGACGACGAGACGGGCGACGCCTTCGCGGCGGCGATGGAGACCGTGACCGAGAGTGCGGACCCGGGAGCCGCGAACGGCGACGCGAGCGTCGAGGGGCCGGCCGCGAACGGAGCGAACGGGGCGGCGGGCCCGTCGACGAACGGAGCGGTGAACGAGGGTGCGGTCGCCGACGCGGTTGGCGGGGACGCCGCGGGGACGTTCAGCGCCGAGGCGACGCTCGGAGCGCTGAGCGACCCGGTCGGCGAGATGGCGAGCGGGGGCGGCTCCGACAACTGGAGCGTGACGGCCGGAGAGGAGTCGCCGGGTGAGAGCGACGGCCGGGCGGGTGGGATCGGCGACGGGGAGGAACCCCTCCTCGTCCGGGAACTAAAGGCCGAGATCGGCGGGCTCGACACCCGCTCGCGGGAGATGCTCGCCCACTACGCCGAGTCCGGACCGGGGACGCCGCTGGACGCTCACCTGGCGGCCGGCGGCGACGGCGACCGGACCCACGCCTACGCCCACAACCGCCGGCTGCGGACCCGCGGGCTCGTCGAACACGTCGGCCGCAGCTACTACGACTACCGGCTGCGGGACCTCCTGCGCGAGGAACTGGACGGGGCGACCGGGGACGAACTCGACGCCTACGTCGAAGCCATCGAGGAGACGGTTCTGGACTGA